The following are from one region of the Camarhynchus parvulus chromosome 3, STF_HiC, whole genome shotgun sequence genome:
- the LOC115902502 gene encoding gallinacin-2, translating to MKTLCLLFSLLFLALQVSPGLSSPRREMIFCRGGSCHFGGCPFHLIKVGSCFGFRSCCKQPWNVRDVDEPFIEE from the exons ATGAAGAccctctgcctgctcttttctctcctcttcttGGCTCTCCAGGTCTCTCCAG GTTTGTCTTCACCCCGGAGGGAAATGATTTTctgcagaggagggagctgtCACTTTGGAGGATGTCCCTTCCATCTGATTAAAGTTGGAAGTTGCTTTGGGTTCCGCTCCTGCTGCAAACA acCGTGGAACGTAAGAGATGTTGATGAGCCATTCATTGAAGAGTAA